A single genomic interval of Gemmatimonadota bacterium harbors:
- a CDS encoding glycosyltransferase family 2 protein, translating into MSTDTTTDIHVQPAGRRSAEGSGSPFPFLALGLAGVAILLSAQIYYFMKLDDITAELTGPGRILSVIFGCSFLIFTFISATRYSIMMAFAYLGWSKSKTFQKLQPKVWPKVSILVPAYNEAPRIERSLQSMLELDYPSLEIVVVDDGSSDDTFKIASQFTGTHGGIHIRVLRKANGGKSSALNLAFRESSGDFVLCVDADSHLDTAAARKLIRPFANPRIGAVAGQVRVRNRQNLITRLQALEYTLMNGMPRFAQSHFNSVLISPGPISMFRRSVLNQVAERWGRRRREADRSPGYVEGPWENDTFAEDADLTLNVLMTHHGIVYEPEAISFTAAPTWTFSLLNQRYRWLRGNVQAINKVWHRWRDTPGSPAGLPIWMGVFLVEQAVWPFVNIFGLIMFAALLASVGTAGPVLYWFAYLLLIDLNAAAFSVRVERESKSLLLFSPLFRMLYNVILDVNTLIALTDEFRGKRMTWS; encoded by the coding sequence ATGAGTACGGACACGACCACCGACATCCATGTCCAGCCCGCGGGACGCCGCAGCGCGGAAGGAAGCGGGTCGCCCTTCCCCTTCCTCGCGCTGGGACTGGCGGGCGTGGCCATTCTGCTGAGTGCGCAGATCTACTACTTCATGAAGCTGGATGACATCACGGCGGAACTGACCGGGCCGGGCCGGATCCTCAGCGTGATCTTCGGGTGTTCGTTCCTGATCTTCACCTTCATCTCCGCAACACGCTACAGCATCATGATGGCCTTCGCGTACCTCGGCTGGTCAAAGTCCAAGACCTTTCAGAAGCTCCAGCCCAAAGTGTGGCCGAAGGTTTCGATTCTCGTGCCCGCCTACAACGAAGCGCCACGGATCGAGCGATCGCTCCAGTCGATGCTGGAGCTGGACTACCCGTCGCTGGAGATCGTGGTGGTGGATGACGGGTCCAGTGACGACACATTCAAGATCGCGTCGCAGTTCACCGGCACACACGGGGGCATTCACATTCGTGTGTTGCGGAAGGCGAACGGCGGCAAGTCGAGCGCACTCAATCTGGCCTTCCGGGAATCCTCGGGTGACTTTGTGCTGTGCGTGGATGCGGATTCGCATCTGGACACGGCCGCTGCGCGCAAGCTCATCCGGCCTTTCGCAAACCCGAGAATCGGCGCGGTGGCCGGACAGGTTCGTGTCCGTAACCGGCAGAACCTGATCACGCGTCTCCAGGCTCTTGAGTACACGCTGATGAATGGAATGCCGCGATTCGCGCAGAGCCACTTCAACTCCGTGCTGATTTCGCCCGGGCCGATCTCCATGTTCCGCCGATCCGTCCTGAATCAGGTGGCCGAAAGGTGGGGACGGCGACGACGCGAAGCGGACCGGAGCCCCGGCTATGTCGAAGGGCCGTGGGAGAACGACACCTTCGCCGAGGATGCGGATCTCACGCTGAATGTGCTCATGACCCATCACGGTATCGTGTATGAGCCGGAGGCCATCTCGTTCACGGCCGCGCCTACATGGACCTTCTCGCTTCTGAATCAGCGCTACCGCTGGCTCCGCGGGAATGTCCAGGCGATCAACAAGGTCTGGCACCGCTGGCGGGATACGCCGGGGTCACCCGCGGGGCTTCCCATCTGGATGGGAGTGTTCCTGGTCGAGCAGGCGGTGTGGCCTTTCGTCAACATCTTTGGACTGATCATGTTTGCCGCGCTTCTCGCTTCGGTTGGAACAGCGGGCCCGGTCCTCTACTGGTTTGCGTATCTCCTCCTGATCGATCTGAACGCGGCGGCCTTCAGCGTACGGGTCGAGCGGGAGAGCAAGTCTCTGCTTCTCTTCAGTCCGCTCTTCAGGATGCTCTACAATGTCATCCTGGATGTGAACACACTGATCGCGCTGACCGACGAGTTCCGCGGCAAGCGCATGACCTGGTCCTGA
- a CDS encoding glycoside hydrolase family 18 protein, with the protein MNRVSSLLALASLTLAVASCMIASTEGDAAPEPTPGPARVFGYVESIYGNLPADSLDLRPFTHLIEAFLIPDATGNVTPTNGIPRQAILNEAHDADCLVLVSVGGATVPAAIFSAIAAHASLREQFAANVCAFAENAGYDGIDIDWEFPADGERASYVALVRAFRDRIDAGSWRTFHGETPLLGIGVTTGSRLRGYDFAALSEWVDFAIYFGYDFRNPALGPWSHSADFWPDGYDHPLEASIRGVASEIVRLGMAREKLIVGLPFYTSTGLPWAMVRDRAAESDAPLHPLYLEKWIDGAWVTDAEALGAKVKAVLESAEIHEGTVGGVAIWQLGHQGSGRELTEALAAALAGDGDR; encoded by the coding sequence TTGAACCGAGTCTCATCGCTTCTCGCACTCGCCTCCCTCACACTCGCCGTGGCGTCGTGCATGATCGCCTCCACCGAAGGAGATGCGGCTCCCGAACCGACACCGGGACCCGCCAGAGTCTTCGGCTATGTGGAGAGCATCTACGGAAACCTCCCCGCGGACTCGCTCGATCTCCGTCCGTTCACCCATCTCATCGAGGCGTTTCTCATTCCGGACGCGACCGGCAATGTCACGCCGACGAACGGCATCCCCAGGCAGGCGATCCTGAATGAGGCCCATGACGCCGACTGCCTGGTGCTCGTGTCGGTCGGGGGAGCAACGGTACCGGCGGCCATCTTCTCGGCCATCGCGGCCCACGCATCGCTCCGCGAACAGTTCGCCGCGAATGTCTGCGCGTTCGCGGAGAACGCCGGATACGACGGCATCGACATCGACTGGGAGTTTCCCGCGGACGGGGAGCGCGCGAGCTATGTGGCACTGGTGCGGGCGTTCCGGGACCGCATCGACGCCGGTTCCTGGCGGACCTTCCACGGAGAGACGCCGCTGCTTGGAATCGGGGTGACCACGGGGAGCCGACTCCGGGGATACGACTTCGCGGCCCTCTCGGAGTGGGTCGATTTCGCGATCTACTTCGGCTACGACTTCCGCAACCCGGCGCTCGGTCCGTGGTCTCACAGCGCGGACTTCTGGCCCGACGGCTATGACCACCCGCTGGAGGCTTCGATTCGCGGAGTCGCATCTGAAATCGTCCGTCTGGGAATGGCACGGGAGAAGCTCATCGTCGGGCTGCCCTTCTACACGAGTACCGGTTTGCCGTGGGCAATGGTGCGTGATCGCGCCGCAGAGTCCGACGCGCCGCTTCACCCTCTCTATCTGGAGAAGTGGATCGATGGCGCATGGGTCACCGATGCCGAAGCATTGGGGGCGAAGGTAAAGGCCGTCCTCGAAAGTGCCGAAATCCACGAAGGAACGGTCGGCGGTGTCGCCATATGGCAACTGGGCCACCAGGGATCCGGGCGAGAACTGACGGAAGCTCTCGCGGCGGCACTGGCCGGAGACGGGGACCGATGA
- a CDS encoding TolC family protein translates to MTDRTRTQGSAWVAGALMLAAWAIGGATPAQALEPYSPFRGSTPSVLRSADKTPGGSGPSIRIVQAPGEADRGAGGQHAQAAPQRMSLTLRDAIVQAIANEPSLGAAWMNAVATDAEVGVADGQYDYHAFGTVGLGEGAFFVGRSLLMVGARKKFEYGTTVEIKHDLQKASFLRFEQRETGTLDVEGNPVYTYDYVNDNLYRRILSFGVRQPLMKGAGWGANRSIMESSESLSKAAVSRYRYLAEELTYRVEAAYWAHFAAQEQETVARLALEAAEELLGIAHRQMEEGEISRMDVLVAENGVATRIDAVILAGKDVGDTGDQLLRLAGLIGGMSSVTPDITLADAPRTDLGSHVTAPALQEILQWRSDHAEVRHRIRAREKALEVAHGEAAAQVDAIAEINHTGIGNGLDRAVTVEEGAANDVTLENGTGWFVGVEFDYPFPNKTGNAVIERAEAFLAAEKRSLEGLERDILLSVRNGERAVRAAGQRVEASATGVILAEQQLEGGHNRLKLGHSSFRDVLQFEQELTLARRREVIALADLQIAWAQLQLARGTILPRHGIEFE, encoded by the coding sequence ATGACCGACCGCACACGCACTCAGGGGTCCGCATGGGTCGCAGGCGCTCTGATGCTTGCGGCATGGGCAATCGGGGGCGCAACTCCCGCGCAGGCGCTGGAACCCTACTCACCGTTTCGCGGCAGCACGCCGTCCGTCTTGCGTTCCGCCGACAAGACTCCGGGCGGTTCCGGGCCATCCATTCGCATCGTTCAGGCTCCCGGTGAGGCCGACCGGGGAGCGGGGGGCCAGCACGCGCAGGCGGCTCCGCAGAGGATGTCTCTGACGCTCCGTGACGCCATCGTGCAGGCCATCGCAAATGAACCGTCCCTCGGGGCGGCGTGGATGAATGCGGTCGCCACGGACGCGGAGGTGGGAGTCGCGGATGGCCAGTACGACTACCATGCATTCGGCACGGTCGGATTGGGAGAGGGTGCGTTCTTCGTCGGGCGGTCGCTCCTCATGGTCGGCGCCCGGAAGAAGTTCGAGTACGGAACGACGGTCGAGATCAAGCACGACCTTCAGAAGGCGTCCTTCCTGCGATTCGAGCAAAGGGAAACGGGAACCCTCGATGTGGAGGGCAACCCCGTCTACACCTACGACTATGTGAACGACAACCTCTACCGCCGAATCCTGAGCTTCGGCGTCCGGCAGCCGCTGATGAAGGGGGCCGGGTGGGGCGCGAACCGTTCGATCATGGAGTCGTCCGAGAGTCTCTCCAAGGCGGCCGTGTCCCGCTACCGGTACCTGGCGGAGGAACTGACCTACCGCGTGGAGGCGGCCTACTGGGCGCACTTCGCTGCGCAGGAGCAGGAGACCGTCGCGCGGCTGGCTCTGGAGGCCGCCGAAGAACTCCTGGGCATCGCCCACCGCCAGATGGAAGAGGGCGAGATCAGCAGGATGGATGTGCTGGTGGCCGAGAACGGCGTGGCGACGCGGATCGATGCGGTCATCCTCGCGGGGAAGGATGTCGGGGATACGGGCGACCAGCTCCTCCGGCTGGCCGGGCTCATCGGCGGGATGTCATCGGTGACTCCCGACATCACGCTGGCGGATGCTCCCCGAACGGACCTGGGCAGCCATGTCACCGCACCCGCGCTGCAGGAGATTCTCCAATGGCGCTCCGACCACGCGGAGGTTCGACACCGGATTCGCGCACGGGAGAAGGCGCTCGAAGTAGCCCACGGTGAGGCGGCGGCCCAGGTGGACGCCATCGCCGAGATCAACCACACCGGGATCGGAAACGGGCTGGATCGGGCGGTCACGGTGGAAGAAGGGGCGGCGAACGATGTCACGCTGGAAAACGGCACCGGCTGGTTCGTCGGAGTGGAGTTCGACTATCCCTTCCCGAACAAGACCGGGAACGCGGTGATCGAGCGTGCGGAGGCGTTTCTTGCCGCCGAGAAGAGATCGCTGGAGGGACTGGAGCGCGACATTCTTCTGTCCGTGCGAAATGGAGAGCGCGCCGTGCGGGCCGCCGGGCAGCGCGTGGAGGCGAGCGCAACCGGGGTCATCCTGGCGGAGCAGCAGCTGGAAGGCGGACACAACCGGCTGAAGCTCGGGCACAGCTCCTTCCGGGATGTGCTGCAGTTCGAGCAGGAGCTGACGCTGGCGCGGAGGCGCGAAGTGATCGCGCTGGCGGATCTTCAGATCGCCTGGGCGCAGCTTCAGCTGGCGCGTGGAACGATCCTCCCCCGGCACGGGATCGAGTTCGAATAG
- a CDS encoding twin-arginine translocase TatA/TatE family subunit, whose product MLLIGMPGGQELLIVGIIVLVLFGGTRIPTLMKGMGQGIRLFRKELKEPESAEKNAQETTDHTPDDS is encoded by the coding sequence ATGCTGCTGATCGGTATGCCGGGGGGGCAGGAACTCCTCATTGTCGGGATTATCGTTCTGGTTCTGTTCGGGGGGACGCGGATTCCCACGCTCATGAAGGGGATGGGGCAGGGCATTCGCCTGTTTCGGAAAGAACTGAAGGAGCCGGAGTCTGCGGAGAAGAACGCTCAGGAAACCACGGATCATACTCCCGACGACAGCTAG